The Anopheles merus strain MAF chromosome 2L, AmerM5.1, whole genome shotgun sequence genome has a segment encoding these proteins:
- the LOC121591742 gene encoding host cell factor isoform X2, with protein MTANSDAVGSELVPASSAKHNAILRWKRVTNPSGPQPRPRHGHRSVNIKELMVVFGGGNEGIVDELHVYNTATNQWYVPATKGDVPPGCAAYGFVVDGTRILVFGGMVEYGKYSNELYELQATKWEWKKLRPKPPESGPPPCRRLGHSFTLVGDKIYLFGGLANESDDPKNNIPKYLNDLYILEIKNNQLQWEIPTTFGESPPPRESHTAVSWYDKKQKKFWLVIYGGMSGCRLGDLWLLDTDTMSWTRPRTSGPLPLPRSLHSSTLIGNRMYVFGGWVPLVLDDVKVEKHEKEWKCTNTLACLNLETMTWEELDLDTDEENMPRARAGHCAVGIHTRLYIWSGRDGYRKAWNNQVCCKDLWYLEVERPATASRVQLVRASTHSLEVCWQAVPSASYYILEVQKIPQAPPPPPPAPVATNTTPAIVASPSGATISSPASNAGSMSPAQIVSGSIGTTTGEPALQQPIIKPLAGRVSGTTPTTIAVPAGSIQSPTLQNPVVAQAGLGASPIHNPAGLQSPTNSNIGVATSPAHTVTSPVQRIVTKVQPAKPLQTAQKVLTTGSQILQQQPAQIVASSQGQSSAQTIQTAIVQTSQAQLAQLQHQPQTIRVVATGGTAISNAQQLTTGTGTPIRVLSSTGQQLRIGTAATGTMQQAGQTAVLRTAGPGIVSGAQLQTMQQRIVSAASGNTSTTATIGGKQIILQKPVTIVSGASGAGSTGSINTVNANQAQILTLVKTSQGVTMQTVPKMSVVQKTTGTVAGSIHQPQQQIITSNLLAGTGGTVVQQATVAGTTSGQKTTVIGGNVVKLMSGSGTIGGKQILMKNSNIVQVGKVGTNATGKPTIVLTNKAGQTIRGNQQVIVVTTPQGIRTVSGTVTSSASNFVTLSSSQVLNTITTTRATNIGGATVLQAASVPTASGTVSTLNAGTGNIVAASVASGGTTTTIGGQAIKLRTVQGGKPITFTMPVGGLQAGGQKITGTQIINMPQKLVSGKSVTVQLTPSVGGQKTVTIVPSGASGTTATSGTVTGQVGGGQKILMLPSKTTTRIVTQQQYQQIQLQQQQQLQLQQQQQQQQQQQQQQQQLQQQQQQQQQEHQVSTDAAFAALAAEAGMMETDGEGMEQLDGCFDVQLVDEHDDVHNFDEVDLLEQMETQTRETEVEMACNAHTTFPKALPMFTLEQLDGVDDSVITNRNNIKEEAVPLQNVTIRYVKPGLYGGSTTVGIESNNSVSGGDDSDSQNDNLVSDNQEEQQQEVNEMEQSEEQQAHESEMLEGMEDAAVQEEQEETHVDNASTSATAEGAEAQASAEGPVMISGEDFATEEEDGNFVAEDSQEHEEMTGVSDGIIPTGEPGDNDNANASVDEDMEESESHALDSLLEGESAGQSQQEMSFGGEPEEMQAMEQQHSAGSEVSGEEGTTNIEETSSALAIPHVPKTTVVSAPTASETEAANILTTIKSGEILSLHNAELLAGGSSGAGNENIIQLGSGSAATLLQSSGSENGQTITFKTESGENSGIPVAATVADGATVTLSDGTTFVTRLQTAGEQSALGIVSHSSPGNINLVGAVVKTEDSNNASSTTGHLDALAEAAASATSVLPSELMGDILSSPTSNVSQTSQQGASIKFLDPGTKQFTLVMQQAGADGTGSSAAGMVNNNGNSATPPSGKQTIGKAVIRSNSVGKTKEEKDEKTVKPKDESEIWHTVGIFKTVNHTVSNYVDASEWDSSIDGEMLSADNIPDLSELKRINLEPGCAYRFRVAAINSCGRGEWSDATPFKTCLPGFPGAPSAIKISKSPEGAHLSWEPPPSTTGDILEYSVYLAIKSQNATKDKVSTTAAQLAFVRVYCGSNNQCTVANQSLQTAHVDFTSKPAIIFRIAARNDKGYGPATQVRWLQDPQLSKSTTGMGGTPGVAGQTGGIVGKRLTDKSATIVANKRVKLGAPTAGTTNSSMMVSPQHHH; from the exons ATGACGGCCAATTCAGATGCTGTTGGATCGGAGCTTGTACCGGCTTCGTCGGCCAAGCACAACGCAATATTACGATGGAAGCGAGTAACGAATCCTAGCGGTCCCCAACCTAGACCACGGCATGGGCATCGTTCGGTTAACATCAAGGAGCTGATGGTTGTGTTTGGCGGAGGAAACGAAGGAATTGTCGACGAATTGCACGTTTACAACACAG ctaCGAACCAATGGTACGTTCCTGCAACAAAAGGAGACGTCCCACCAGGATGCGCTGCTTACGGATTTGTCGTCGATGGGACACGAATATTAGTTTTCGGTGGTATGGTGGAGTATGGCAAGTACTCAAATGAGCTATATGAGCttcaagcaacaaaatgggAGTGGAAAAAGCTGCGTCCCAAGCCACCAGAATCGGGACCTCCGCCATGCCGTCGCTTGGGTCATAGTTTTACACTCGTCGGAGACAAGATTTATCTTTTCGGTGGACTTGCAAATGAAAGCGATGatccaaaaaataatattcccAAGTATCTGAATGATTTATATAttttggaaattaaaaataatcaactaCAGTGGGAAATACCGACAACCTTTGGCGAGAGTCCGCCTCCTCGAGAATCGCACACGGCCGTCTCCTGGTATgataaaaaacagaaaaagttTTGGCTGGTAATCTACGGAGGTATGTCTGGTTGTCGACTCGGGGACCTCTGGCTGCTGGACACGGACACAATGTCCTGGACAAGGCCTCGAACAAGTGGCCCGTTACCGTTGCCTCGTTCACTCCATAGCTCAACCTTGATCGGTAACAGGATGTACGTGTTTGGCGGCTGGGTTCCACTAGTCCTGGATGATGTAAAGGTGGAAAAGCACGAAAAGGAGTGGAAGTGTACGAATACACTTGCATGCTTGAATCTCG AAACTATGACCTGGGAGGAACTGGATCTGGACACCGACGAAGAGAACATGCCACGCGCTCGAGCAGGTCACTGTGCCGTAGGAATACACACCCGTCTTTATATATGGTCGGGTCGTGACGGTTACAGAAAGGCCTGGAACAACCAG GTGTGTTGCAAAGATCTGTGGTATTTGGAGGTGGAACGTCCTGCAACAGCATCTCGCGTGCAGCTAGTACGCGCGTCAACACACTCGCTCGAAGTATGCTGGCAAGCGGTGCCATCTGCTTCGTACTATATATTAGAGGTGCAGAAGATTCCTCAAGCTCCACCCCCACCGCCGCCAGCTCCAGTTGCCACGAATACTACACCAGCAATTGTTGCCTCTCCCTCTGGGGCAACCATCAGCTCTCCAGCATCCAACGCTGGTTCCATGTCTCCTGCACAAATTGTCAGTGGCAGCATCGGTACAACAACCGGAGAACCTGCACTCCAACAGCCGA TCATCAAACCGTTGGCTGGAAGAGTATCAGGAACTACACCGACAACTATTGCAGTACCGGCAGGCAGCATTCAATCGCCCACTTTGCAGAACCCAGTCGTCGCCCAAGCTGGTTTAGGGGCCAGTCCGATTCACAATCCGGCAGGATTGCAGTCTCCTACGAACAGCAACATAGGAGTGGCCACATCACCAGCACACACAGTCACTTCTCCAGTGCAAAGAATTGTCACTAAGGTACAGCCTGCGAAGCCGTTACAGACGGCTCAGAAAGTGCTCACCACTGGTTCACAGATTTTGCAACAGCAACCGGCTCAAATAGTTGCATCTTCACAAGGGCAATCGTCTGCTCAGACCATCCAAACGGCCATTGTTCAAACGAGCCAGGCACAACTGGCACAGTTGCAACATCAACCACAAACGATTCGTGTCGTCGCTACGGGCGGTACCGCCATTTCCAACGCGCAACAACTGACAACTGGCACTGGCACTCCTATTCGTGTGCTATCCTCCACTGGACAGCAATTGCGCATCGGTACCGCTGCCACCGGAACGATGCAACAAGCTGGACAAACTGCGGTACTTCGCACAGCTGGCCCGGGAATTGTCTCCGGAGCCCAGTTACAAACGATGCAGCAGCGTATAGTCAGTGCTGCATCAGGAAATACTTCGACAACGGCGACCATCGGCGGCAAACAAATCATTCTACAAAAACCGGTCACTATAGTAAGCGGAGCATCCGGTGCGGGAAGCACGGGATCTATTAATACCGTTAACGCCAACCAGGCCCAAATTTTGACGTTGGTCAAAACGAGCCAAGGCGTAACGATGCAAACTGTACCCAAAATGAGCGTGGTTCAGAAGACCACCGGAACGGTTGCTGGATCAATACACCAACCACAGCAACAGATTATTACGTCAAATCTACTTGCCGGAACTGGCGGTACTGTCGTTCAGCAGGCAACGGTAGCTGGAACAACATCTGGACAGAAGACGACCGTCATTGGCGGAAATGTGGTTAAACTGATGTCCGGATCCGGAACCATTGGTGGTAAACAGATACTGATGAAGAACTCGAACATTGTTCAAGTGGGAAAAGTGGGCACAAATGCTACCGGTAAGCCGACTATAGTGCTCACCAATAAAGCAGGTCAAACGATACGAGGAAATCAGCAGGTGATTGTGGTAACGACCCCACAGGGTATTCGCACAGTTAGCGGCACAGTCACGTCGTCGGCCAGTAACTTTGTGACACTGTCATCGTCACAGGTGCTGAACACTATCACAACGACGAGAGCCACAAACATTGGAGGAGCCACGGTCTTGCAAGCTGCTTCCGTACCGACTGCCAGTGGCACTGTTTCTACCCTTAATGCAGGAACAGGGAATATCGTAGCAGCGTCGGTAGCGTCCGGCGGTACTACGACCACTATCGGTGGACAAGCGATAAAGCTACGCACGGTACAAGGAGGCAAACCGATCACTTTCACTATGCCAGTCGGGGGGCTTCAGGCCGGAGGACAGAAAATCACGGGTACGCAAATCATCAACATGCCACAAAAGCTAGTTAGCGGCAAATCAGTTACTGTTCAGCTGACTCCGTCGGTTGGTGGTCAGAAAACAGTCACGATTGTTCCGTCCGGCGCATCTGGTACTACGGCGACATCAGGCACTGTGACGGGCCAAGTTGGCGGGggacaaaaaatattaatgctACCGTCAAAAACGACGACTCGCATCGTCACTCAGCAGCAATATCAGCAGATACAgctacaacagcagcaacagttgcagcttcaacagcagcagcagcaacagcagcagcaacaacaacaacagcaacagttacaacagcagcaacagcagcaacagcaagaaCATCAGGTATCTACTGATGCGGCGTTTGCTGCACTGGCAGCTGAAGCTGGCATGATGGAAACAGATGGAGAAGGTATGGAACAATTGGACGGCTGTTTCGATGTACAACTGGTCGATGAACACGATGATGTCCATAATTTCGACGAAGTAGATTTGTTGGAGCAGATGGAAACCCAGACCCGCGAGACCGAAGTGGAGATGGCGTGTAACGCGCACACGACCTTCCCGAAGGCTCTTCCTATGTTTACATTAGAACAACTTGACGGTGTTGATGATAGTGTTATTACCAACAGAAACAACATTAAAGAAGAAGCGGTGCCCTTGCAAAACGTAACTATCCGTTACGTGAAACCGGGACTGTACGGCGGATCAACGACAGTTGGGATAGAAAGTAACAACAGTGTGTCCGGTGGTGATGATAGTGACTCCCAGAACGATAACCTTGTTTCCGATAACCAGGAAGAACAGCAGCAGGAGGTAAATgagatggaacaaagcgaagagCAGCAAGCACACGAAAGCGAGATGTTAGAAGGCATGGAGGACGCTGCTGttcaagaagaacaagaagaaacgCATGTGGATAACGCATCAACTTCAGCGACAGCAGAAGGGGCAGAAGCACAGGCATCGGCGGAAGGACCTGTAATGATATCAGGCGAAGATTTTGCAACAGAAGAGGAAGATGGTAATTTCGTTGCAGAGGATAGCCAGGAACATGAGGAAATGACTGGTGTGAGTGATGGAATTATCCCTACTGGAGAACCAGGTGACAACGACAATGCCAATGCCTCTGTGGATGAGGATATGGAAGAGTCGGAAAGTCATGCGCTTGATTCTCTTTTGGAAGGCGAATCGGCCGGGCAGTCGCAACAAGAA ATGTCTTTTGGTGGCGAACCAGAAGAGATGCAAGCGATGGAGCAACAGCACAGTGCCGGATCGGAAGTCAGTGGCGAAGAAGGAACAACTAATATCGAGGAAACAAGTTCCGCTTTAGCCATTCCTCATGTTCCCAAAACTACCGTCGTTAGCGCTCCAACGGCATCAGAAACAGAAGCAGCCAATATTCTCACGACAATAAAAAGTGGAGAAATTTTGTCGCTTCACAACGCCGAACTTCTGGCTGGTGGAAGTTCTGGAGCTGGGAATGAAAATATAAT TCAGCTTGGTTCCGGTTCTGCGGCGACACTGCTGCAGTCGTCGGGCAGTGAGAATGGCCAAACGATCACATTTAAAACCGAAAGCGGCGAGAACAGTGGGATTCCGGTAGCCGCAACCGTAGCTGATGGTGCAACAGTTACCCTGAGCGACGGCACCACCTTCGTGACACGACTTCAAACAGCGGGCGAACAGTCTGCGCTGGGGATAGTGTCACACTCCAGCCCTGGCAATATCAATTTGGTTGGTGCTGTTGTAAAGACGGAGGACAGCAACAACGCATCATCTACAACTGGTCATCTGGATGCGCTTGCTGAAGCGGCCGCTTCGGCAACCTCTGTATTGCCTAGTGAGCTAATGGGTGATATTCTGTCTTCTCCTACATCCAACGTTTCGCAAACGTCGCAGCAAGGCGCATCGATTAAATTCTTAGATCCCGGAACGAAACAATTCACCCTCGTTATGCAGCAAGCTGGTGCGGATGGTACCGGTTCGTCTGCTGCAGGGATGGTGAATAACAATGGCAATAGTGCGACACCGCCATCTGGAAAGCAAACCATTGGCAAAGCAGTCATTCGATCTAATTCCGTTGGAAAGacaaaagaggaaaaagaCGAG AAAACGGTAAAACCGAAAGATGAATCTGAAATCTGGCACACGGTGGGCATCTTTAAAACGGTCAATCATACAGTTTCAAACTACGTCGATGCGAGCGAATGGGACAGTTCGATCGATGGCGAAATGCTATCCGCGGACAACATACCCGATTTAAGTGAGCTGAAGCGAATCAATCTGGAGCCCGGATGCGCCTACCGGTTCCGCGTCGCGGCCATTAATAGTTGCGGCCGTGGTGAGTGGAGTGATGCGACACCGTTCAAAACGTGCCTGCCCGGTTTCCCAGGCGCACCGTCAGCAATAAAGATTTCCAAATCACCGGAGGGTGCGCACCTTTCGTGGGAACCACCGCCATCCACTACGGGCGATATTCTGGAGTATTCCGTCTATCTGGCGATCAAATCGCAGAATGCAACCAAGGACAAGGTGAGCACAACGGCGGCCCAGCTGGCCTTTGTGCGCGTATACTGTGGATCGAACAATCAGTGCACAGTGGCGAACCAGTCCCTGCAGACGGCGCATGTGGATTTCACTTCGAAACCGGCCATCATTTTCCGTATTGCTGCACGCAACGATAAAGGATACGGACCAGCAACGCAGGTCAGGTGGCTACAAG ACCCGCAGCTGTCTAAATCCACAACCGGGATGGGTGGAACACCGGGGGTAGCGGGTCAGACCGGCGGCATAGTTGGTAAGCGGTTGACCGACAAGTCCGCTACAATTGTCGCTAACAAACGGGTCAAACTTGGTGCGCCAACTGCGGGAACGACCAACTCGTCGATGATGGTTTCACCCCAACACCACCATTGA